Proteins co-encoded in one Malus sylvestris chromosome 7, drMalSylv7.2, whole genome shotgun sequence genomic window:
- the LOC126628384 gene encoding cycloartenol-C-24-methyltransferase, with amino-acid sequence MSKAGALDLASGLGGEIDKTDVLSAVEKYEKYHVCYGGDEEARKSNYTDMVNKYYDLVTSFYEYGWGESFHFAPRWNGESLRESIKRHEHFLALQLGLKPGQKVLDVGCGIGGPLREISRFSSTSVTGLNNNEYQITRGKELNRIAGVDKTCNFVKADFMKLPFPENSFDAVYAIEATCHAPDAYGCYKEIYRVLKPGQCFAAYEWCMTDAFDPDNQEHQKIKAEIEIGDGLPDIRLTGKCLEALKQAGFEVVWEKDLAADSPLPWYLPLDKSRISLSSFRLTTAGRFVTRNLVKVLEYIGVAPAGSQRVQDFLEKAAVGLVEGGKKEIFTPMYFFLARKPLTEESQ; translated from the exons GTATGAGAAGTATCATGTCTGTTATGGAGGAGATGAGGAAGCTAGAAAGTCCAACTACACTGACATG GTTAATAAATACTATGATCTGGTTACCAGCTTTTATGAGTATGGCTGGGGAGAGTCTTTCCACTTTGCACCCAG ATGGAATGGGGAGTCTCTTCGAGAGAGTATCAAGCGACATGAACACTTCCTTGCTTTACAACTAGGACTCAAACCTGGGCAGAAA gttTTGGATGTAGGTTGTGGAATTGGTGGACCACTGAGAGAAATATCTCGCTTCAG CTCAACATCGGTTACTGGGTTGAACAACAATGAATATCAGATCACAAGAGGAAAG GAACTAAACCGTATTGCAGGAGTGGACAAGACCTGCAACTTTGTTAAG GCTGACTTCATGAAACTACCATTTCCTGAAAATTCATTTGATGCAGTATATGCAATTGAAGCGACCTGCCATGCACCAGATGCA TATGGGTGCTACAAGGAGATTTACAGAGTATTAAAACCCGGTCAATGTTTTGCTGCATATGAGTGGTGCATGACTGATGCATTTGATCCCGATAACCAAGAACATCAAAAAATCAAG GCAGAAATTGAGATTGGTGATGGCCTCCCGGACATCAGATTGACAGGAAAGTgtcttgaagctttgaaacaaGCAGGTTTTGAG GTCGTATGGGAGAAAGATCTTGCGGCGGACTCACCTCTTCCGTGGTACTTGCCTTTGGACAAAAGTCGGATTTCACTTAGTAGCTTTCGTCTAACCACTGCTGGGCGTTTTGTTACTAGAAACTTG gtTAAGGTTTTAGAGTATATTGGAGTTGCACCAGCAGGAAGCCAAAGAGTTCAAGATTTTCTGGAGAAAGCAGCTGTAGGGCTAGTCGAAGGCGGAAA GAAAGAGATTTTCACACCGATGTATTTCTTCCTGGCCCGAAAGCCGCTCACGGAGGAGAGTCAGTAG
- the LOC126628378 gene encoding probable glycosyltransferase STELLO2 has translation MLVQDRPASKTPNPSKTQQPFHFSHPKTLISPNWVSFNIFKIATFSLLTLTIATLFFLYNSNDSPSTFLCFKSHLHVPKPLQYPTITFDSIRPISDKSSVYASFRSDRWIVVSVSDYPSESLRKLVRVKGWQVLAIGNSRTPVDWSLKGVIYLSMDDQAKLEFRVLDYLPYDSYVRKCVGYLFAIQHGAKMIYDADDRGDVADGDLGKHFDLKLSNVDVMQERILQYPNENPNRTVVNPYIHFGQRSIWPRGLPLENVGEVAHEGYYSEVFGGMQYIQQGISNGLPDVDSVFYFTRRSGSEEFDIRFDEHAPKVSLPQGMMVPLNSFNTLFHSNAFWALMLPVSVSTMASDVLRGYWAQRILWEIGGHVVVYPPTIYRYDKIEAYPFTEEKDLHVNVGRLIKFLVTWRSTKIRLFDKILELSYLMAKEGFWTEKEVKFTAAWLQDLLAVGYIQPSQKVMNLDKPRTIIGHANQKEFIPRKLPSVHLGVKESETVNYEIGNLIRWRKFFGNVVMILFVSGPMERTALKWRLLYGRVFKTVVILSDSSEDKFGVEQATLDQVYKYLPKIYNRFTSAEGFLFLEDNTVLNYWNLLQADKTKLWITNKVPQSWITSSVNGKDLEWLSKQANMVKKVVSTMPVHLQVNYKESNPREQSLVMCSSEVFYIPRQFVGDFVDLVGLVGNFEIHNKVAVPMFFMAMDSHNNYDSVLNTMIYKPEASSSNSSSIYSAQVAAVHPWTVSSESDYIKLIRSMATGDPLLMELF, from the exons ATGTTGGTCCAGGACCGCCCAGCTTCAAAAACCCCCAATCCCTCCAAAACCCAGCAACCATTTCACTTTTCTCATCCCAAAACCTTGATTTCCCCCAATTGGGTCTCCTTCAATATCTTCAAGATCGCCACTTTCTCACTCCTAACACTCACCATCgccaccctcttcttcctctacAACTCCAACGACTCCCCCTCCACCTTCCTCTGCTTCAAATCCCACCTCCACGTCCCCAAACCCCTCCAATACCCCACTATCACCTTCGATTCAATCCGACCCATCTCCGATAAGTCCTCCGTTTACGCTTCTTTCAGGTCCGATCGATGGATTGTGGTCTCCGTTTCGGATTACCCTTCCGAGTCACTTCGAAAGCTGGTCAGAGTCAAGGGCTGGCAGGTCCTTGCAATTGGGAATTCGAGGACCCCCGTGGATTGGAGCCTCAAGGGAGTCATTTACTTGTCAATGGATGACCAAGCGAAATTGGAGTTTCGGGTTTTGGACTACCTTCCTTATGATTCTTATGTGCGGAAGTGTGTTGGTTACCTTTTCGCTATCCAGCACGGCGCGAAAATGATATACGATGCTGATGATCGCGGGGATGTGGCGGATGGTGATCTCGGTAAGCACTTTGATTTGAAATTGTCAAATGTGGATGTAATGCAGGAGAGGATTTTACAGTATCCTAATGAAAACCCCAATAGAACTGTTGTGAATCCGTACATTCATTTCGGGCAACGATCAATTTGGCCTAGAGGATTGCCTTTAGAAAATGTAGGTGAAGTTGCGCATGAAGGGTACTATAGTGAAGTATTTGGGGGAATGCAGTACATTCAGCAGGGTATATCGAATGGCTTACCCGATGTGGATTCTGTTTTTTACTTCACAAGGAGGTCGGGTTCAGAAGAGTTCGACATAAGGTTTGATGAACATGCTCCAAAAGTTTCATTACCTCAAGGTATGATGGTGCCATTGAATTCTTTTAATACGTTGTTTCATTCGAATGCGTTTTGGGCTTTGATGCTTCCTGTTTCGGTTAGTACAATGGCTTCTGATGTATTGAGGGGTTATTGGGCACAAAGGATATTGTGGGAGATTGGTGGTCATGTTGTTGTCTATCCTCCAACTATATATAGATATGATAAGATTGAAGCATACCCGTTTACGGAAGAGAAGGATCTTCACGTAAATGTGGGACGATTAATTAAGTTCCTGGTTACTTGGAGATCTACTAAGATTAGGTTGTTTGATAAAATTTTGGAATTGAGTTATTTGATGGCGAAAGAAGGGTTTTGGACTGAGAAGGAGGTGAAGTTCACTGCAGCTTGGCTTCAAGATTTGCTTGCTGTGGGGTATATTCAGCCGAGTCAGAAGGTCATGAATTTGGATAAGCCAAGAACAATCATTGGCCATGCAAACCAGAAGGAATTTATTCCTCGAAAACTACCTTCTGTGCATCTTGGGGTTAAGGAATCAGAGACGGTGAATTATGAGATAGGGAATTTGATTCGGTGGAGGAAGTTTTTTGGCAATGTTGTTATGATCTTGTTTGTCAGCGGGCCTATGGAACGAACTGCCTTGAAGTGGAGATTGCTCTATGGAAGGGTATTTAAAACTGTGGTGATTTTGTCGGACAGTTCTGAAGATAAATTCGGTGTGGAACAAGCTACATTGGACCAAGTATACAA GTATCTCCCCAAGATATATAACAGGTTTACAAGTGCTGAAGGATTCTTGTTCCTCGAGGACAATACCGTTCTCAACTACTGGAATCTACTGCAAGCAGACAAGACTAAGCTGTGGATTACCAACAAG GTGCCTCAGTCTTGGATTACATCCTCAGTCAACGGTAAAGACTTGGAATGGTTGTCGAAACAAGCAAATATGGTAAAGAAAGTTGTCAGCACTATGCCAGTCCATTTACAGGTCAACTACAAGGAGAGCAATCCAAGGGAGCAGAGTCTCGTTATGTGCAGCTCCGAGGTATTCTATATTCCTCGACAATTTGTTGGGGACTTTGTCGATCTTGTAGGTCTCGTGGGAAATTTTGAAATCCACAATAAGGTAGCAGTTCCCATGTTTTTCATGGCAATGGATTCGCATAATAACTATGACTCAGTGCTCAATACAATGATTTATAAGCCAGAGGCATCATCTAGCAACTCTTCAAGTATTTATTCTGCTCAAGTCGCAGCTGTCCATCCGTGGACCGTTTCCAGTGAGTCTGATTACATTAAACTTATAAGGTCCATGGCGACGGGTGACCCTCTACTGATGGAGCTGTTTTAA
- the LOC126628380 gene encoding polyamine oxidase 1-like → MNSPSCSSVIIVGAGVSGLSAAKVLIENGVEDVVILEASDRIGGRIRKQDFGGVPVELGAGWIVGVGGRELNPVLDLARKSNLRTFFSDYSNARYNIYDRSGKVFPRGLVEETYKKEVESAVQKLKKLEADCGYGGDFSNATEPPSTQKTPMELAIDFTLHDFEMPEVEPISTFLDYGEREFLVADERGYEHLLYKMAEDFLFNSEGKLLDSRLKFNKVVRALQHSRNGVTVMTEDGCIFQANYMILSVSIGVLQSDLIAFNPPLPRWKTEAIAKCDVIVYTKIFLKFPYKFWPCGPGKEFFLYAHERRGYYTFWQHMENAYPGSNMLVVTLTNEESKRVEAQSDEETLKEAMGALTDMFGPNIPEATDILVPRWWNNRFQRGSYSNYPIVSNDHFVHDIKNPVGRIFFTGEHTSEKFSGYVHGGHLAGIETGKALLEEMEKEKERTSESENQTFLLEPLLALTSSLSLTQNDAVSSLKCDIPRKSYLSGKVGIPELCYD, encoded by the exons TGGAGGACGTGGTGATTCTGGAAGCTTCCGACCGAATCGGCGGTAGGATCCGAAAACAAGATTTCGGCGGCGTGCCGGTGGAGCTTGGCGCCGGTTGGATAGTCGGAGTCGGAGGCAGAGAATTGAACCCGGTCTTGGACCTTGCCCGGAAGTCGAATCTCCGCACTTTCTTCTCCGATTACAGTAATGCTCGCTACAACATCTACGATCGCAG cGGGAAGGTATTTCCTAGAGGACTGGTGGAAGAGACGTACAAGAAGGAAGTGGAGTCGGCGGTGCAGAAGTTGAAGAAGCTTGAAGCCGACTGTGGCTACGGCGGCGATTTCTCCAATGCCACCGAACCGCCCTC TACACAGAAAACGCCGATGGAGCTCGCCATTGATTTCACCCTACACGATTTTGAGATGCCAG AAGTGGAGCCCATATCAACCTTTTTGGATTATGGAGAACGAGAGTTTTTGGTTGCGGACGAGAGAGGTTATGAGCATTTGCTATACAAAATGGCTGAAGATTTTCTTTTTAACTCTGAGGGTAAACTGCTGGACAGTCGTCTCAAGTTCAATAAG GTTGTTCGGGCGTTGCAGCACTCGAGAAACGGCGTTACGGTAATGACGGAAGATGGTTGCATCTTCCAAGcaaattacatgattttgtCAGTTAGCATTGGTGTTCTCCAGAGCGACCTCATTGCCTTCAATCCACCCTTACCC AGGTGGAAAACAGAGGCTATAGCGAAATGCGATGTGATAGTTTACACGAAGATCTTTCTGAAGTTCCCGTATAAGTTTTGGCCATGTGGGCCAGGAAAAGAGTTCTTCCTGTATGCCCATGAGAGAAGAGGCTACTACACATTTTGGCAG CACATGGAGAATGCTTATCCAGGATCCAATATGTTGGTCGTGACCTTAACGAATGAGGAATCAAAGCGTGTGGAAGCTCAGTCTGATGAGGAGACGTTGAAAGAAGCCATGGGGGCTCTTACGGACATGTTTGGGCCCAACATTCCCGAAGCGACTGATATACTTGTACCTCGCTGGTGGAACAATAGATTCCAGCGAGGCAGCTACAGTAACTACCCTATAGTCTCTAATGACCATTTTGTTCATGACATCAAG AACCCAGTAGGCCGCATCTTCTTCACCGGGGAACACACAAGTGAAAAATTTAGCGGCTATGTCCACGGCGGACATCTTGCAG GTATTGAGACCGGTAAAGCGTTGTTGGAAGAaatggagaaggagaaggaaaggaCTAGTGAGAGTGAAAACCAAACTTTCTTGTTAGAACCCTTGCTTGCATTGACCAGTTCATTAAGTTTGACACAGAACGATGCTGTATCGAGTCTCAAATGCGATATCCCTAGAAAATCATATTTAAGTGGCAAAGTTGGCATCCCAGAGCTATGTTATGACTAG